The proteins below are encoded in one region of Sminthopsis crassicaudata isolate SCR6 chromosome 1, ASM4859323v1, whole genome shotgun sequence:
- the GSPT1 gene encoding eukaryotic peptide chain release factor GTP-binding subunit ERF3A isoform X2, with translation MEVSEPVVENGETEMSPEESWEHKEEPSEAESGGGSLGDGGPPEESVPEMMMEEEEEIPKPKSVVAPPGAPKKEHVNVVFIGHVDAGKSTIGGQIMYLTGMVDKRTLEKYEREAKEKNRETWYLSWALDTNQEERDKGKTVEVGRAYFETEKKHFTILDAPGHKSFVPNMIGGASQADLAVLVISARKGEFETGFEKGGQTREHAMLAKTAGVKHLIVLINKMDDPTVNWSNERYEECKEKLVPFLKKVGFNPKKDIHFMPCSGLTGANLKEQSDFCPWYIGLPFIPYLDNLPNFNRSVDGPIRLPIVDKYKDMGTVVLGKLESGSICKGQQLVMMPNKHNVEVLGILSDDVETDSVAPGENLKIRLKGIEEEEILPGFILCDPNNLCHSGRTFDAQIVIIEHKSIICPGYNAVLHIHTCIEEVEITALICLVDKKSGEKSKTRPRFVKQDQVCIARLRTAGTICLETFKDFPQMGRFTLRDEGKTIAIGKVLKLVPEKD, from the exons ATGGAAGTTTCAGAACCTGTTG TAGAAAATGGAGAGACAGAAATGTCCCCAGAAGAATCATGGGAGCACAAAGAAGAACCTAGTGAAGCAGAGTCAGGGGGTGGCTCTTTGGGAGACGGAGGGCCACCAGAGGAGAGTGTACCAGAAATGAtgatggaggaagaggaagaaataccAAAACCTAAATCTGTGGTAGCACCACCAGGTGCACCCAAAAAAGAGCATGTAAATGTAGTATTCATTGGGCATGTAG ATGCTGGTAAATCAACTATTGGAGGACAAATAAT GTATTTAACTGGGATGGTTGACAAAAGAACACTTGAAAAATATGAACgagaagctaaagaaaaaaacagagaaacttG GTACTTGTCATGGGCCTTAGATACAAATCAGGAAGAACGAGACAAAGGTAAAACTGTGGAAGTGGGCCGTGCCTACTTTGAGACAGAAAAGAAGCACTTCACCATCCTAGACGCCCCTGGGCACAAGAGTTTTGTCCCAAATATGATTGGTGGTGCTTCCCAAGCTGATCTGGCTGTGCTG GTCATCTCTGCTCGGAAAGGAGaatttgaaactggatttgaaaaaGGAGGACAGACAAGAGAACATGCCATGTTGGCAAAAACAGCAGGTGTAAAACACTTAATAGTGCTTATTAACAAAATGGATGACCCAACAGTAAATTGGAGCAATGAAAG atatGAAGAATGTAAAGAAAAGTTGGTGCCATTTTTGAAAAAAGTTGGCTTCAATCCCAAAAAGGATATACACTTCATGCCCTGCTCAGGATTGACTggtgcaaaccttaaagagcaaTCAGATTTCTGTCCTTGGTATAT TGGATTACCATTTATTCCATATCTGGATAATTTGCCAAACTTCAACAGATCAGTTGATGGACCAATTAGGCTGCCAATTGTGGATAAATACAAG gaCATGGGCACTGTGGTCCTGGGAAAGTTGGAATCAGGCTCTATTTGTAAAGGACAGCAGCTTGTGATGATGCCAAACAAG CACAATGTGGAAGTTCTTGGAATCCTTTCTGATGATGTAGAAACTGATTCTGTAGCCCCAGGGGAAAACCTCAAGATTAGACTGAAGGGaattgaagaagaagaaattcttCCAGGATTCATACTTTGTGATCCTAATAATCTATGTCATTCTGGACGCACTTTTGATGCCCAG ATAGTGATTATTGAGCACAAATCTATCATCTGCCCAGGTTATAATGCGGTGCTGCACATTCATACCTGTATCGAAGAAGTCGAGATAACA GCCTTAATCTGCTTGGTAGAcaaaaaatcaggagaaaaaagTAAGACACGACCACGTTTTGTCAAACAAGATCAAGTATGCATTGCCCGTTTAAGGACAGCAGGAACCATCTGCCTTGAGACTTTCAAAGATTTCCCTCAGATGGGTCGCTTTACCTTAAGAGATGAGG GGAAGACCATTGCAATTGGAAAAGTTCTGAAACTGGTTCCAGAGAAGGACTAA
- the GSPT1 gene encoding eukaryotic peptide chain release factor GTP-binding subunit ERF3A isoform X3 → MEVSEPVENGETEMSPEESWEHKEEPSEAESGGGSLGDGGPPEESVPEMMMEEEEEIPKPKSVVAPPGAPKKEHVNVVFIGHVDAGKSTIGGQIMYLTGMVDKRTLEKYEREAKEKNRETWYLSWALDTNQEERDKGKTVEVGRAYFETEKKHFTILDAPGHKSFVPNMIGGASQADLAVLVISARKGEFETGFEKGGQTREHAMLAKTAGVKHLIVLINKMDDPTVNWSNERYEECKEKLVPFLKKVGFNPKKDIHFMPCSGLTGANLKEQSDFCPWYIGLPFIPYLDNLPNFNRSVDGPIRLPIVDKYKDMGTVVLGKLESGSICKGQQLVMMPNKHNVEVLGILSDDVETDSVAPGENLKIRLKGIEEEEILPGFILCDPNNLCHSGRTFDAQIVIIEHKSIICPGYNAVLHIHTCIEEVEITALICLVDKKSGEKSKTRPRFVKQDQVCIARLRTAGTICLETFKDFPQMGRFTLRDEGKTIAIGKVLKLVPEKD, encoded by the exons ATGGAAGTTTCAGAACCTGTTG AAAATGGAGAGACAGAAATGTCCCCAGAAGAATCATGGGAGCACAAAGAAGAACCTAGTGAAGCAGAGTCAGGGGGTGGCTCTTTGGGAGACGGAGGGCCACCAGAGGAGAGTGTACCAGAAATGAtgatggaggaagaggaagaaataccAAAACCTAAATCTGTGGTAGCACCACCAGGTGCACCCAAAAAAGAGCATGTAAATGTAGTATTCATTGGGCATGTAG ATGCTGGTAAATCAACTATTGGAGGACAAATAAT GTATTTAACTGGGATGGTTGACAAAAGAACACTTGAAAAATATGAACgagaagctaaagaaaaaaacagagaaacttG GTACTTGTCATGGGCCTTAGATACAAATCAGGAAGAACGAGACAAAGGTAAAACTGTGGAAGTGGGCCGTGCCTACTTTGAGACAGAAAAGAAGCACTTCACCATCCTAGACGCCCCTGGGCACAAGAGTTTTGTCCCAAATATGATTGGTGGTGCTTCCCAAGCTGATCTGGCTGTGCTG GTCATCTCTGCTCGGAAAGGAGaatttgaaactggatttgaaaaaGGAGGACAGACAAGAGAACATGCCATGTTGGCAAAAACAGCAGGTGTAAAACACTTAATAGTGCTTATTAACAAAATGGATGACCCAACAGTAAATTGGAGCAATGAAAG atatGAAGAATGTAAAGAAAAGTTGGTGCCATTTTTGAAAAAAGTTGGCTTCAATCCCAAAAAGGATATACACTTCATGCCCTGCTCAGGATTGACTggtgcaaaccttaaagagcaaTCAGATTTCTGTCCTTGGTATAT TGGATTACCATTTATTCCATATCTGGATAATTTGCCAAACTTCAACAGATCAGTTGATGGACCAATTAGGCTGCCAATTGTGGATAAATACAAG gaCATGGGCACTGTGGTCCTGGGAAAGTTGGAATCAGGCTCTATTTGTAAAGGACAGCAGCTTGTGATGATGCCAAACAAG CACAATGTGGAAGTTCTTGGAATCCTTTCTGATGATGTAGAAACTGATTCTGTAGCCCCAGGGGAAAACCTCAAGATTAGACTGAAGGGaattgaagaagaagaaattcttCCAGGATTCATACTTTGTGATCCTAATAATCTATGTCATTCTGGACGCACTTTTGATGCCCAG ATAGTGATTATTGAGCACAAATCTATCATCTGCCCAGGTTATAATGCGGTGCTGCACATTCATACCTGTATCGAAGAAGTCGAGATAACA GCCTTAATCTGCTTGGTAGAcaaaaaatcaggagaaaaaagTAAGACACGACCACGTTTTGTCAAACAAGATCAAGTATGCATTGCCCGTTTAAGGACAGCAGGAACCATCTGCCTTGAGACTTTCAAAGATTTCCCTCAGATGGGTCGCTTTACCTTAAGAGATGAGG GGAAGACCATTGCAATTGGAAAAGTTCTGAAACTGGTTCCAGAGAAGGACTAA